A genomic segment from Sander vitreus isolate 19-12246 chromosome 3, sanVit1, whole genome shotgun sequence encodes:
- the LOC144513943 gene encoding extracellular calcium-sensing receptor-like, giving the protein MHTVKHNYTTMPEPPRCTGSINTRELRFSRAMIFAIEEINNSTELLPGIKLGYQIYDSCASVPVAVHVAFQLSNGLDPVFYTSDNCSQSGMVMAVVGESGSTPSISMSRITGPFKIPQVSHFATCACLSNKQQYPSFFRTIPSDQFQADALAKLVKHFGWTWIGAVRSDSDYGNNGMASFLDAAHREGICVEYSESFYRTHPRSRIQRVADVIRRSTAMVVVAFAAFGDLRLLLEELSLEPSPPRQWIGSEDWVTDTELLKFSFCAGAIGFGIERSVIPGLRDFLLDLSPSKVAASPVLTEFWEDAFNCRLGKSAVTDKSVCDGTEDIKMLQSPYTDTSQLRITNMVYKAVYAIAHAIHKAVCQETNSTTQCDAFTRIESKELSLTTDSPDCFPCPKEFWPNAERDTCLPKPVEFLSYNEVLGIILAAVSVGGACLAIITAAVFYRHRTSPIVRANNSELSFLLLFSLTLCFLCSLTFIGAPSAWSCMLRHTAFGITFVLCMSCVLGKTIVVLMAFKATLPGSNVMKWFGPPQQRMTVVSFTLIQVLICTIWLVLSPPFPMKNLTIYKERIILECALGSAIGFWAVLGYIGLLAVFCFVLAVLARKLPDNFNEAKLITFSMLIFCAVWITFIPAYLSSPGKFTVAVEIFAILASSFGLILCIFAPKCFIILFKPEKNTKKHLMNKNQS; this is encoded by the exons atgcacacagtgaAGCATAACTACACCACCATGCCTGAGCCACCAAGATGCACAGGAAG CATTAACACCCGTGAACTGCGCTTCTCACGTGCAATGATCTTCGCCATCGAGGAGATAAACAACAGCACGGAGCTGCTGCCGGGAATCAAACTCGGTTATCAGATCTATGACTCGTGCGCCTCGGTGCCCGTGGCGGTGCATGTGGCATTTCAGCTTTCAAATGGCCTGGACCCAGTGTTTTACACCAGTGACAATTGCTCACAATCTGGTATGGTGATGGCTGTCGTTGGTGAGTCTGGGTCCACGCCATCCATCAGCATGTCGCGCATCACTGGGCCCTTTAAGATCCCACaa GTGAGCCACTTTGCCACTTGTGCATGTCTGTCCAATAAGCAGCAGTACCCAAGTTTCTTCAGAACAATCCCTAGTGATCAGTTCCAGGCTGACGCACTGGCCAAGCTGGTAAAACACTTTGGCTGGACTTGGATAGGTGCTGTCCGGTCAGATTCGGACTATGGCAATAATGGTATGGCGTCTTTCCTGGACGCAGCACACAGAGAGGGGATCTGTGTGGAATACTCTGAATCTTTCTATCGGACCCACCCACGTAGCCGGATCCAGAGAGTAGCAGACGTTATCCGCAG GTCGACAGCTATGGTTGTTGTGGCATTTGCAGCCTTTGGAGACCTGAGGCTTCTGCTGGAGGAGCTGTCGCTCGAGCCATCTCCACCTCGCCAGTGGATAGGCAGTGAAGACTGGGTAACAGACACAGAATTGCTGAAATTCAGCTTCTGTGCTGGAGCCATCGGATTTGGCATTGAGCGATCTGTCATCCCAGGTCTGAGAGACTTCTTGCTGGATCTCTCTCCTTCTAAAGTGGCTGCCTCTCCAGTGCTTACTGAGTTCTGGGAGGATGCATTCAACTGCCGGCTGGGAAAAA gTGCAGTCAcagacaaaagtgtgtgtgatggaACTGAAGACATAAAGATGCTCCAGAGCCCGTACACTGACACATCTCAGCTCCGGATCACTAACATGGTATACAAGGCTGTTTATGCAATAGCTCATGCCATTCATAAAGCAGTGTGTCAGGAAACAAATTCTACAACTCAGTGTGACGCATTCACCAGGATAGAGTCCAAAGAG ctttccctgaccaccg aTTCCCCTGATTGTTTTCCTTGCCCCAAGGAGTTCTGGCCtaatgcagagagagacacttgTCTCCCTAAGCCTGTAGAGTTTCTTTCCTACAACGAGGTCCTAGGAATCATCCTGGCTGCAGTCTCAGTTGGTGGTGCCTGTCTGGCCATTATAACAGCAGCTGTGTTCTATCGTCACAGGACATCCCCCATTGTCAGGGCCAACAATTCTGAGCTGAGCTTCctgctgctcttctccctgaCTCTATGTTTCTTATGTTCATTAACTTTCATTGGAGCACCCTCTGCGTGGTCCTGCATGCTGCGCCACACAGCATTTGGGATCACCTTCGTCCTCTGTATGTCTTGTGTTCTTGGAAAAACAATAGTAGTGTTAATGGCCTTCAAAGCTACACTCCCAGGTAGTAATGtgatgaaatggtttggtcctccACAGCAAAGAATGACTGTAGTGTCTTTCACGCTTATTCAAGTTTTAATATGTACTATTTGGTTAGTTCTTAGTCCCCCTTTTCCAATGAAAAACCTAACCATATACAAGGAGAGAATAATCCTGGAGTGTGCATTAGGCTCAGCTATTGGTTTCTGGGCTGTGCTCGGGTACATAGGCCTACTGGCTGTCTTTTGCTTTGTGTTAGCTGTCCTAGCTCGGAAATTACCTGATAATTTTAATGAAGCCAAGCTCATTACCTTCAGCATGCTGATATTCTGTGCAGTCTGGATCACCTTTATCCCTGCATATCTCAGCTCTCCTGGGAAATTTACTGTGGCTGTGGAAATATTTGCCATTCTGGCCTCCAGTTTTGGACTAATACTGTGTATATTTGCTCCAAAGTGTTTCATCATATTGTTTAAGCCAGAGAAGAACACCAAGAAacatttaatgaacaaaaatcAATCCTAA